One region of Mycolicibacterium rhodesiae NBB3 genomic DNA includes:
- a CDS encoding HNH endonuclease signature motif containing protein: MFDFERDRGLLEVMGEATREESTCIAQRLLAVAELYTRHQGALADMEWCLVDYCAATAADVSAVQNISHARAVGQVQFACALAYRLPAVAKVFVRGTIDFRMVSTIINRTDNVDDALMPAVDEAIARHCEKWMKLSRPKLRDRVDQWVAKFDPAGVRVPPKVEQNRYFDVDEAAPGMAFASGHLRAADGAALDARLEALAATVCEHDPRSRNQRRADAAGALSRLETALVCECGRQDCTAGASPADATAGSTVVIHVLAEQGTLDGSSDNPGYLRGFGILPAESVRAVAQTATLKPLTVPSGVRADPGYRPSVKTKEFLAWRDLTCRWPGCDKPVDNCDVDHTVAYPVGPTHPSNTKHYCRIHHLIKTFCGWNDQQLPDGTIVLTSPTGYTCTTEAHGAALFPTLATPTGDLDLPPADPDPARIAMMPRRKQTRAQDRRERINAERRERTELIAEQQRQHQAWLAANYKPPPF, from the coding sequence ATGTTCGATTTTGAGCGTGATCGGGGTCTCCTTGAGGTGATGGGTGAGGCCACGCGTGAGGAGTCGACGTGTATTGCGCAGCGGTTGTTGGCCGTGGCGGAGTTGTATACCCGCCATCAGGGTGCGTTGGCTGATATGGAGTGGTGTCTGGTCGATTATTGTGCCGCGACCGCTGCTGATGTGTCGGCGGTGCAGAACATCAGCCATGCCCGCGCGGTGGGGCAGGTGCAGTTCGCGTGTGCGTTGGCCTATCGGTTGCCGGCGGTGGCCAAGGTGTTCGTGCGCGGGACCATCGATTTTCGGATGGTCTCGACGATCATCAACCGCACCGACAATGTCGATGATGCGTTGATGCCGGCGGTGGATGAGGCGATCGCGCGGCATTGTGAGAAGTGGATGAAGCTGTCGCGACCCAAGTTGCGTGATCGGGTGGATCAGTGGGTGGCCAAGTTCGATCCCGCGGGGGTGCGGGTGCCGCCCAAGGTCGAGCAGAACCGCTACTTCGATGTCGATGAGGCCGCCCCGGGGATGGCGTTCGCCTCGGGGCATCTGCGCGCCGCGGATGGGGCGGCGTTGGATGCGCGGTTGGAGGCGTTGGCGGCCACGGTGTGTGAGCACGACCCGCGCAGCCGAAACCAGCGTCGTGCTGATGCCGCGGGGGCGTTGTCGCGGTTGGAAACCGCGCTGGTGTGTGAATGTGGACGCCAGGACTGCACAGCGGGCGCATCGCCGGCTGATGCGACGGCCGGGTCGACGGTGGTGATTCATGTGTTGGCCGAGCAGGGGACCCTGGATGGGTCCAGTGACAATCCGGGCTATCTGCGCGGCTTCGGGATCCTGCCGGCCGAATCGGTGCGCGCGGTGGCCCAGACCGCCACGCTCAAGCCGCTGACGGTGCCCTCGGGTGTGAGGGCGGATCCGGGGTATCGGCCGAGCGTGAAGACCAAGGAGTTTCTGGCCTGGCGGGATCTGACGTGTCGCTGGCCGGGCTGCGACAAACCCGTGGACAACTGCGACGTCGACCACACCGTGGCCTACCCGGTTGGTCCGACGCATCCGTCGAACACCAAGCATTACTGTCGGATTCATCATCTGATCAAGACATTCTGCGGGTGGAATGATCAGCAGTTGCCCGACGGCACGATCGTGCTGACCTCCCCGACGGGGTACACCTGTACCACCGAGGCTCATGGGGCGGCACTGTTCCCCACGCTGGCCACGCCCACCGGTGATCTCGACCTCCCGCCGGCTGATCCGGACCCAGCCCGAATCGCGATGATGCCGCGGCGCAAGCAGACCCGCGCTCAGGACCGCCGAGAGCGCATCAACGCCGAACGACGCGAACGCACCGAACTGATCGCCGAACAACAACGACAACACCAAGCCTGGCTCGCCGCCAACTACAAACCACCACCCTTCTGA
- the secG gene encoding preprotein translocase subunit SecG, whose product MVLALQITLIITSLLVVLLVLLHRAKGGGLSTLFGGGVQSSLSGSTVVEKNLDRLTYFVVGIWVVSIVGVALQIKYS is encoded by the coding sequence ATGGTTCTCGCTCTGCAGATCACGCTCATCATCACCAGTTTGTTGGTGGTGTTGCTCGTGTTACTGCACCGTGCAAAGGGTGGCGGTCTGTCGACCCTGTTCGGCGGCGGCGTCCAGTCGAGCCTGTCCGGCTCGACGGTCGTGGAGAAGAACCTGGACCGGCTGACGTACTTCGTCGTCGGCATCTGGGTGGTGTCGATCGTCGGCGTCGCGCTGCAGATCAAGTACAGCTAA
- a CDS encoding cytochrome P450 translates to MSANDPVPAPPLAVGTGLPWDVCVDDAVAAIASARARHGDTFAVASGNDNYLFTFSPAGVEAFYRLPEDKASKGVADYLMLRRKLPDEIFDGRRLLPTSLFRRDDVASYLKNLDCALTETVAELGPDGTVDLFGLTRRLGHRMGLASWAGPGSAQGTPFDRLVAAFETLDGSDAFVHPDSMAAVAAGGKQAERAALDEIVAVIETAVHATASDQVDESDLFGRIVRAWSQEPDDVRMRGIALDVALIHIASMSNLMAALGWALVDLLEHPDEQKRVASGDSEFAQRCALESTRLAQRSIMSRAVLAPVDLDTGDVIYRVPAGWTIATLLPLLNTSAAPGLRTWDPDRWQRHRLADTAALPSPMLVTAFGHGKHSCPAQPFSLAAMSVAMTRLLNIYEMTPGWTSYPKPVPAQIGGVARSVDPCPVSYVRR, encoded by the coding sequence GTGTCCGCGAACGACCCCGTTCCGGCGCCACCGCTCGCCGTGGGGACCGGCCTACCGTGGGATGTTTGTGTTGACGACGCCGTCGCAGCGATCGCGTCCGCACGCGCTCGGCACGGAGACACCTTCGCGGTGGCCAGCGGCAACGACAACTATCTGTTCACGTTCTCCCCCGCAGGCGTGGAAGCGTTCTACCGGCTCCCCGAGGACAAGGCGAGCAAGGGCGTCGCCGACTACCTGATGTTGCGACGCAAACTTCCCGACGAAATCTTCGACGGCAGGCGGCTCCTCCCCACGTCGTTGTTCCGCCGCGACGACGTGGCCTCGTATCTGAAGAACCTCGATTGCGCGCTGACCGAGACGGTGGCCGAGTTGGGCCCCGACGGGACTGTGGATCTGTTCGGCCTCACCCGCCGTCTCGGCCACCGGATGGGCCTGGCGTCCTGGGCCGGACCCGGCTCGGCGCAGGGCACCCCCTTCGATCGACTGGTCGCCGCGTTCGAGACGCTCGACGGTTCGGATGCATTCGTCCATCCCGATTCGATGGCCGCGGTCGCGGCTGGGGGCAAACAGGCGGAGCGGGCGGCACTGGACGAGATAGTTGCCGTCATCGAAACCGCCGTGCACGCAACCGCTTCCGACCAGGTGGACGAATCGGATCTGTTCGGCCGAATCGTCCGCGCGTGGTCACAAGAACCGGATGACGTGCGTATGAGGGGTATCGCACTCGACGTCGCCCTCATCCACATCGCCTCGATGTCGAACTTGATGGCCGCGCTCGGCTGGGCCCTGGTCGACCTACTCGAGCACCCCGATGAGCAGAAGCGGGTGGCCAGCGGTGACAGCGAGTTCGCTCAGCGGTGCGCCCTGGAGAGCACGCGGCTGGCGCAGCGATCGATCATGTCTCGGGCCGTTTTGGCGCCCGTCGATCTCGACACCGGCGATGTGATCTATCGCGTACCCGCCGGCTGGACCATCGCGACACTGCTGCCGCTGCTCAACACCTCGGCCGCACCCGGCCTGCGGACCTGGGACCCCGATCGGTGGCAGCGCCACCGACTCGCCGATACCGCCGCACTGCCGTCACCCATGCTGGTGACGGCGTTCGGACACGGCAAGCATTCGTGTCCCGCGCAACCGTTCTCGCTGGCGGCCATGAGCGTGGCGATGACCCGCCTGCTCAACATCTACGAGATGACACCCGGCTGGACAAGCTATCCGAAACCGGTTCCCGCACAGATCGGCGGCGTCGCGCGATCTGTCGATCCGTGTCCGGTGTCCTACGTGCGGCGCTGA
- a CDS encoding DUF1214 domain-containing protein, with amino-acid sequence MGEPNPMAWLPFSIAEAALSGNGGGVGDLPDAWAYLLDRLTAAGELVASSEVNRNSVDYASGMRHLMVLLAVGIDEALRVDPDPVLAVTRTSTDDILTWGMECPDCIYLRATLRGGETYRLFGNRGTARYVGLQTMNGIASTANTLVDELEVDADGDFEVVLSADEHEGNWMRVEGDHPTLVVRHFFYDWDAEQPSVLQIERIGDETAPKNRSVAADVAVSRQIRALGEFVHDNLKFFLDFNAGPPVNGFMPPIDRSAMGAAAENRPVIGRYELQPDEALILEVEPPEGVYWSYSLGNQWWETIHYGRHQSSLNAHQAKIDADGVLRVVVSSRDPGVANWLDTAGHSNGAMILRCVRTETAPTPSARVVKVADVSAELPADTAMVSPAERAAIIEARRRAVHERFS; translated from the coding sequence GTGGGCGAGCCGAACCCGATGGCCTGGCTGCCGTTCTCGATCGCCGAAGCGGCGTTGTCCGGCAACGGTGGCGGCGTGGGCGATCTGCCCGACGCGTGGGCGTATCTGCTGGACCGGTTGACGGCTGCGGGCGAGCTCGTCGCGTCCAGTGAGGTCAACCGCAACAGCGTCGACTACGCCTCGGGCATGCGGCACCTGATGGTGCTGCTGGCCGTCGGTATCGACGAGGCCCTGCGGGTTGATCCCGATCCTGTGCTGGCAGTGACCCGCACCAGCACCGACGACATCCTGACCTGGGGCATGGAATGTCCGGACTGCATCTACCTGCGAGCGACGCTGCGGGGCGGAGAGACGTATCGACTCTTCGGCAATCGCGGCACCGCGCGCTATGTCGGTCTGCAGACCATGAACGGGATCGCCTCCACGGCCAACACTCTGGTGGACGAACTCGAGGTGGACGCGGACGGCGACTTCGAGGTGGTGCTCTCGGCCGACGAACACGAGGGCAACTGGATGCGTGTGGAGGGCGACCATCCGACCTTGGTGGTGCGCCATTTCTTCTATGACTGGGACGCCGAGCAGCCATCGGTGTTGCAGATCGAGCGTATCGGGGACGAGACCGCACCGAAGAACAGGTCGGTGGCCGCCGATGTGGCGGTGTCCCGGCAGATCCGCGCGCTCGGCGAGTTCGTGCACGACAATCTCAAGTTTTTTCTCGACTTCAACGCGGGTCCGCCGGTCAACGGGTTCATGCCGCCGATCGACCGCTCGGCAATGGGTGCCGCTGCCGAGAACCGGCCCGTGATCGGGCGATACGAACTGCAACCCGATGAGGCCCTGATCCTGGAGGTCGAGCCACCCGAGGGCGTGTACTGGAGCTACTCGCTCGGCAACCAGTGGTGGGAGACCATCCACTACGGTCGTCACCAGTCCAGCCTCAACGCCCATCAGGCAAAGATCGATGCCGACGGGGTCCTGCGGGTGGTCGTCAGCTCGCGCGATCCCGGAGTGGCGAATTGGCTTGATACAGCTGGGCATAGCAATGGCGCGATGATTCTGCGCTGCGTGCGGACCGAGACCGCGCCCACGCCGAGCGCCAGGGTGGTCAAGGTCGCCGACGTCTCAGCGGAGCTGCCGGCCGACACCGCCATGGTGAGCCCGGCGGAGCGGGCGGCGATCATCGAAGCGCGTCGGCGCGCAGTGCACGAAAGGTTCTCATGA
- a CDS encoding sulfotransferase family protein, giving the protein MTFTVEKLEDGARAATGLDDFGSPYYREGLERTVDALNNEADLNEMGGIIQHATISNALIQRLRIVDTYKQHPEIDDEVIQGPVFVIGLPRTGTTALSQLVASDPQFRSLRMWESQACTPPPETATQHDDPRIAQAAEGIAMMDSMFPRMRTMMNSEPEAATECQDLMGMSFRTFHFDGVVRVPGYLAWLMQCDMRETYTFHRQVLKLLQWHCPPNLWHLKTPVHMFSLDALVEAYPNAKFLWSHRDPAKVLASVCSLIQYVRSWSSDRDDAHELGAEQLECWAEGIRRAMDFRKRLGDNRFVDVSFADLNADPIGTLERGYDRLDLVFTGEARRRVQEWADGHRPGSRGEHAYDLADYGLTREQVHDAFADYLATYDATA; this is encoded by the coding sequence ATGACATTCACAGTGGAGAAACTCGAAGACGGTGCACGCGCCGCAACGGGACTCGACGACTTCGGCTCGCCCTACTACCGCGAAGGACTCGAGCGCACGGTCGACGCTCTGAACAACGAGGCTGATCTCAACGAGATGGGCGGCATCATCCAGCACGCGACCATCAGCAACGCGCTCATTCAGCGCCTGCGGATCGTCGACACCTACAAGCAGCATCCCGAGATCGACGACGAAGTCATCCAAGGCCCGGTATTCGTGATCGGATTGCCGCGCACCGGGACGACCGCGCTGAGCCAACTGGTGGCCAGTGACCCGCAGTTCCGTTCGCTGCGAATGTGGGAGAGCCAAGCGTGTACGCCGCCGCCGGAAACCGCCACCCAGCACGACGATCCGCGGATCGCGCAGGCAGCCGAGGGAATCGCCATGATGGACAGCATGTTTCCGCGCATGCGGACCATGATGAACTCGGAGCCCGAGGCCGCGACCGAATGCCAGGACCTGATGGGGATGAGCTTTCGCACCTTCCACTTCGACGGGGTAGTGCGGGTTCCCGGGTACCTGGCTTGGCTGATGCAGTGCGATATGCGCGAGACGTACACCTTCCACCGGCAGGTGCTCAAACTCCTGCAGTGGCATTGCCCGCCGAATCTGTGGCACCTCAAGACGCCGGTACACATGTTCTCTCTCGATGCGCTCGTGGAGGCGTATCCAAACGCGAAGTTCCTGTGGAGCCATCGCGATCCGGCGAAAGTGCTGGCGTCGGTGTGCAGCCTGATCCAGTACGTCCGCAGTTGGAGCAGTGATCGTGACGACGCGCACGAACTGGGCGCCGAACAACTCGAGTGCTGGGCCGAGGGGATTCGTCGGGCGATGGACTTCCGAAAGCGTCTCGGGGACAACAGGTTCGTCGACGTATCGTTCGCCGACCTGAACGCCGATCCCATCGGCACCCTCGAGCGTGGCTATGATCGGCTGGACCTCGTGTTCACCGGCGAGGCGCGCCGCCGAGTGCAGGAGTGGGCGGACGGACACCGGCCAGGCTCTCGAGGTGAACACGCCTATGACCTCGCAGACTACGGTCTGACGCGCGAACAGGTGCACGACGCGTTCGCCGACTACCTCGCGACATACGACGCCACCGCCTGA
- a CDS encoding TetR/AcrR family transcriptional regulator: MDTVVRRNRKKLDPDPGIRDALVKAAAEIVREEGIASVYVARVLDRAALSTRAFYRHFDSKDALASAVFLQMAQIEVRRLKRKMASASTPVEAVVAWIDGRLDLAFNDQVRSDLRRMSLEAQSQMFAAPELIGDAYAEILKPLVEQLEKGRAEGLFPDIDPTADALSIHGAIWASTERQWATGDCDRHGVREQVVRFCMRGIGAAQPLRKVT; encoded by the coding sequence ATGGACACGGTCGTCAGGCGCAACCGCAAGAAGCTGGATCCCGACCCGGGGATACGCGACGCGCTGGTGAAGGCGGCTGCCGAGATCGTCCGGGAAGAGGGGATCGCGTCGGTATACGTCGCCAGGGTGCTCGACCGCGCAGCACTGAGCACCCGCGCCTTCTACCGCCACTTCGACTCGAAGGACGCCCTGGCGTCCGCGGTGTTCCTGCAGATGGCGCAGATCGAGGTGCGCAGGCTCAAGCGCAAGATGGCATCGGCGTCCACCCCGGTCGAGGCGGTGGTCGCGTGGATCGACGGGCGCCTGGACTTGGCGTTCAACGATCAGGTCAGGTCCGATCTGCGACGGATGTCGTTGGAGGCGCAGTCGCAGATGTTCGCGGCCCCCGAGCTGATCGGCGACGCCTACGCAGAGATCTTGAAGCCGCTCGTCGAGCAGCTCGAGAAGGGAAGGGCCGAAGGGCTTTTCCCCGACATCGATCCGACGGCCGACGCACTGTCGATCCACGGCGCAATCTGGGCGAGCACCGAACGCCAATGGGCCACGGGCGATTGCGATCGGCACGGCGTTCGTGAACAGGTCGTCCGTTTCTGCATGCGGGGCATCGGCGCCGCGCAGCCCCTACGAAAGGTGACGTGA
- a CDS encoding SDR family NAD(P)-dependent oxidoreductase, translating into MDLGLAGSTAVVTGGSKGMGLAIATTFAEEGAKVAVMARGAEALEEATAKLRDAGAPDAVGISVEMSDASSIAAGFEIVAQRWGELNSLVHTIGPGDGYFEEMDDAQWEETFALGTMSGVRSIRAALPMLRAAQWGRIVTLSAHSIQRQNPRIVAYTASKAALSSVTKNLSKSLAKDGILVNCVCPGTIVTASFTEALKDILAADGLDATDPTDVMTWIDNNFHQPCDLGRAGLPEEIASITVYLASRRNGYVTGATVNVDGGSDFV; encoded by the coding sequence ATGGACTTGGGCTTGGCGGGGTCGACGGCCGTGGTGACAGGCGGCAGCAAGGGCATGGGCCTGGCGATCGCCACCACGTTCGCCGAAGAGGGCGCCAAGGTTGCGGTGATGGCGAGAGGCGCTGAAGCCCTCGAAGAAGCAACGGCGAAGCTGCGCGACGCGGGTGCCCCGGATGCCGTTGGGATCAGCGTCGAGATGTCGGATGCATCATCGATCGCCGCCGGCTTCGAGATCGTCGCGCAGCGGTGGGGTGAGCTCAACAGCCTGGTCCACACGATCGGGCCGGGCGACGGCTACTTCGAGGAGATGGACGACGCGCAGTGGGAGGAGACGTTCGCGCTCGGCACGATGTCGGGCGTGCGGTCGATCCGCGCGGCGCTGCCGATGCTGCGGGCCGCGCAGTGGGGCAGGATCGTGACGTTGTCCGCACATTCGATACAGCGGCAGAATCCGCGTATCGTCGCCTACACCGCATCGAAAGCGGCGTTGAGCAGCGTCACCAAGAATCTATCGAAAAGCCTTGCCAAGGACGGCATCCTGGTCAATTGCGTGTGTCCGGGCACGATCGTCACGGCGAGCTTCACCGAAGCCCTCAAAGACATCCTGGCCGCCGACGGTCTCGACGCCACCGATCCCACTGATGTGATGACGTGGATCGACAACAACTTTCATCAGCCGTGTGATCTCGGACGCGCGGGCCTGCCGGAGGAGATCGCGTCGATCACGGTTTACCTGGCATCGCGGCGCAACGGCTATGTCACCGGTGCCACGGTGAACGTCGACGGCGGCTCCGATTTCGTGTGA
- a CDS encoding allene oxide cyclase barrel-like domain-containing protein, translating to MYVIRAAILAAGVGLFSAVAADPTAWADTTLALFEHDTVQYQVDLAEPGPGPGDQFIFAGDVFDRPGGTWLGTVGGSCTRLDGDDKTGRQACNSTFNLADGQIVTQGVADTAALFVRGDTVPQSIVGGTGIYQNAHGTGTVQVPPDVPNQTDANFVLNVVTG from the coding sequence ATGTACGTGATCCGCGCAGCAATCCTGGCAGCGGGGGTGGGACTGTTCTCTGCTGTTGCCGCTGACCCGACAGCGTGGGCAGATACGACGCTGGCGCTATTCGAGCACGACACGGTCCAGTATCAGGTGGATCTCGCGGAGCCCGGACCCGGCCCTGGCGACCAATTCATCTTCGCCGGTGACGTTTTCGACCGCCCCGGAGGCACATGGTTGGGCACGGTAGGCGGCAGTTGTACGAGGCTTGACGGGGACGACAAGACGGGCCGGCAAGCGTGCAACAGTACGTTCAACCTGGCCGATGGCCAGATTGTCACCCAGGGCGTGGCCGACACCGCCGCCTTGTTCGTTCGCGGCGATACCGTTCCGCAGTCAATCGTCGGTGGCACCGGGATCTACCAGAACGCCCACGGCACCGGCACCGTCCAAGTGCCGCCAGACGTGCCCAACCAGACCGATGCCAATTTTGTGCTGAATGTCGTGACCGGGTAG
- the ppc gene encoding phosphoenolpyruvate carboxylase → MAEVGGLEPIGAVQRTKVGREATEPMREDIRLLGTILGETVREQNGEAVFELVERARVESFRVRRSEIDRAELASMFDGIDIHQAIPVIRAFTHFALLANVAEDIHRERRRVIHVAAGEPPQDSSLAATYAKLDTARLDAATVSDALAGALVSPVITAHPTETRRRTVFDTQHRITELMRLRMKGHEHTDDGRGIERELRRNILTLWQTALIRLSRLKIQDEIETGLRYYAAAFFEVVPRVNAEVRNALRYRWPDTDLLAEPILRPGSWIGGDRDGNPNVTAEVVRLATGSAAYTALEHYFTEITALEEELSMSARLVKISDALTALADQCREPARADEPYRRALRAIHARLTTTAYDILDRQPEHELDLGLDRYDTPAELLADLDVVDESLRTNGSAVLADDRLARLREAVHVFGFHLSGLDMRQNSEVHEEVIAELLAWAGVHPDYASLSEPDRVELLAAEVATRRPLTSDGAELSELARKELDIVAAAARAVRVLGPAAVPNYVISMCQSVSDMLEVAVLLKEVGLLDVSGSQAYAPVRIVPLFETIDDLQRGSSILEQALDLPVYRALVSARGDSQEVMLGYSDSNKDGGYLAANWALYRAELDLVESARKTGIRLRLFHGRGGTVGRGGGPSYDAIRAQPPGAVRGSLRITEQGEVIAAKYAEPQIAHRNLETLLAATLEASLLDIEGLGDAAGPAYDVLDDIAARAQRSYAELVHETPGFVEYFKASTPVSEIGALNIGSRPTSRKPTTSISDLRAIPWVLAWSQSRVMLPGWYGTGTAFEDWINQGDGRLEVLRDLYQRWPFFRTVLSNMAQVLAKSDMGLAAHYSELVDDTELRRRVFDKIVAEHTRTIRMHKLITGQDDLLADNPALARSVFNRFPYLEPLNHLQVELLRRYRSGDDDELVQRGILLTMSGLATALRNSG, encoded by the coding sequence ATGGCAGAGGTTGGCGGACTGGAACCCATCGGTGCGGTCCAGCGCACAAAGGTAGGCCGCGAAGCCACCGAGCCGATGCGTGAAGACATCCGATTGTTGGGCACCATCCTCGGCGAGACCGTCCGCGAGCAGAACGGCGAGGCGGTATTCGAGCTCGTCGAACGTGCCCGTGTGGAATCGTTCCGCGTGCGGCGCTCCGAGATCGACCGTGCCGAGCTTGCCTCGATGTTCGACGGGATCGACATCCACCAGGCCATCCCCGTCATCCGCGCCTTCACCCACTTCGCGTTGCTGGCCAACGTCGCCGAGGACATCCATCGGGAACGTCGCCGCGTGATCCACGTCGCCGCGGGGGAGCCGCCACAGGACAGCAGCTTGGCCGCGACGTACGCCAAACTCGACACGGCCAGACTCGATGCGGCGACAGTGTCCGACGCTCTGGCCGGGGCGCTGGTGTCGCCGGTGATCACGGCGCATCCGACCGAGACCCGGCGGCGCACCGTCTTCGACACCCAGCACCGCATCACCGAACTGATGCGACTGCGCATGAAGGGCCATGAGCACACCGACGACGGCCGCGGGATCGAACGTGAGCTGCGCCGCAACATCCTGACGCTGTGGCAGACGGCACTGATCCGCTTGTCGCGGTTGAAGATCCAGGACGAGATCGAAACCGGGCTCCGCTATTACGCGGCAGCCTTCTTCGAGGTCGTGCCGCGGGTCAACGCCGAGGTGCGCAACGCGCTGCGATACCGATGGCCCGATACCGACCTGCTCGCCGAACCGATCCTGCGGCCGGGCTCGTGGATCGGTGGGGACCGTGACGGCAATCCCAACGTCACCGCCGAGGTCGTGCGATTGGCGACCGGAAGTGCCGCATACACGGCGCTGGAGCACTACTTCACCGAGATCACCGCGCTCGAAGAGGAACTGTCGATGTCGGCGCGGCTGGTGAAGATCAGCGACGCGCTGACTGCCCTTGCCGACCAGTGTCGCGAGCCTGCCCGCGCCGACGAGCCGTACCGCCGCGCGCTGCGGGCCATCCATGCGCGCCTGACGACGACGGCTTACGACATCCTTGACCGCCAGCCCGAACACGAACTCGACCTCGGACTCGACCGCTACGACACTCCGGCCGAACTGCTGGCCGACCTCGACGTCGTCGACGAGTCGCTGCGTACCAACGGCAGCGCGGTGCTGGCCGACGATCGGCTCGCTCGGCTGCGAGAAGCCGTGCATGTCTTCGGGTTTCACCTCTCCGGACTGGACATGCGGCAGAACTCCGAGGTGCACGAGGAGGTCATTGCCGAGTTGCTGGCGTGGGCCGGCGTGCATCCCGACTACGCTTCGCTGTCCGAACCGGACCGCGTCGAGTTGCTCGCCGCCGAAGTGGCGACGCGCCGACCGCTGACGTCCGACGGCGCTGAGCTCTCGGAGTTGGCGCGCAAGGAACTCGACATCGTCGCGGCGGCCGCCCGCGCCGTCAGGGTGTTGGGACCTGCGGCTGTGCCGAACTACGTCATCTCGATGTGTCAGTCGGTGTCCGACATGCTCGAGGTTGCGGTTCTGCTCAAAGAAGTGGGCCTGCTGGATGTTTCCGGCTCGCAGGCCTACGCGCCCGTGCGGATCGTCCCGCTGTTCGAGACCATCGACGACCTCCAGCGCGGCTCGTCGATCCTCGAGCAGGCGCTCGACCTTCCCGTGTACCGAGCGCTCGTGTCTGCCCGTGGGGACAGCCAGGAAGTGATGCTCGGCTATTCCGACTCGAACAAGGACGGCGGATACCTCGCGGCAAACTGGGCGTTGTACCGGGCCGAGCTCGACCTGGTCGAGTCTGCGCGTAAGACGGGAATCCGGTTGCGCCTCTTCCACGGTCGCGGTGGGACCGTCGGACGCGGTGGCGGACCGAGCTACGACGCCATCCGGGCGCAGCCGCCAGGCGCGGTGCGCGGTTCACTTCGGATCACCGAGCAGGGTGAGGTGATCGCGGCCAAGTATGCCGAGCCGCAGATTGCGCACCGCAACCTCGAAACCCTGTTGGCCGCGACCCTGGAAGCCTCGCTGCTGGACATCGAGGGGCTGGGCGACGCCGCGGGGCCGGCCTACGACGTGCTCGACGACATCGCCGCCCGCGCGCAGCGGTCCTACGCCGAGTTGGTGCATGAGACACCGGGTTTCGTTGAATACTTCAAGGCGTCGACGCCGGTGAGCGAAATCGGTGCACTCAACATCGGCAGCAGGCCGACCTCACGCAAACCCACGACGTCGATCTCCGACCTGCGAGCGATCCCGTGGGTTCTGGCCTGGAGCCAATCACGGGTCATGCTGCCCGGCTGGTACGGGACGGGGACGGCGTTCGAGGATTGGATCAACCAGGGCGACGGGCGCCTCGAGGTGCTGCGCGACCTGTACCAGCGCTGGCCGTTCTTCCGCACGGTGCTGTCGAACATGGCCCAGGTCCTCGCCAAGTCCGACATGGGACTTGCGGCGCACTATTCGGAGCTGGTCGATGACACCGAACTGCGTCGGCGCGTGTTCGACAAGATCGTCGCCGAGCACACCCGCACGATCCGGATGCACAAGCTCATCACCGGTCAGGATGACCTGCTCGCCGACAACCCGGCGTTGGCGCGATCGGTGTTCAACCGGTTCCCGTACCTCGAGCCGCTGAACCATCTACAGGTGGAACTGTTGCGGCGTTACCGATCCGGCGACGACGACGAGCTAGTCCAGCGCGGCATCCTCCTCACGATGAGTGGGCTCGCGACCGCGCTGCGCAACAGCGGCTAG